In Horticoccus luteus, the following proteins share a genomic window:
- a CDS encoding saccharopine dehydrogenase family protein, with protein MKIGIIGAGKVGATIATLLESCRFCRAVVLGDARSDVEVSGLKKARTVTLNVKEAAELAALVKKCDAVVSAAPYFLNKTIAQACAERGVSYFDLTEDVHTTNFVRALAKDAKATFMPQCGLAPGAINIVGGDLASSLDNVRQCEMRVGALPLFASNQMKYYLSWSTAGLINEYCQLGEALHGGKRITTLPLDGVERLTVDGVEYEAFNTSGGVATMCETFEGKVGELNYKTMRYPGHRDLMRFMLQDLNLADRQELLTQIFDQEVPLTDHDVVVFYVSVVGTVKGRLVQRSFVKKMRGAVVQRRTLSAIQLTTAAGVVAILELFAGGKLGAGFVKQESVPLKAFLATKWGGRVYGA; from the coding sequence ATGAAAATCGGAATCATCGGCGCCGGCAAAGTCGGCGCAACCATTGCGACGTTGCTGGAGAGCTGCCGGTTCTGCCGCGCGGTCGTGCTGGGTGATGCGCGGTCGGACGTTGAGGTGAGCGGGTTGAAGAAGGCGCGCACGGTGACGTTGAACGTGAAAGAGGCGGCGGAGTTGGCGGCGTTGGTGAAGAAGTGCGACGCAGTCGTGAGCGCGGCGCCGTATTTTTTGAACAAGACGATTGCGCAGGCGTGCGCGGAGCGGGGCGTTTCGTATTTCGACCTGACGGAGGATGTGCACACGACGAACTTCGTGCGCGCGCTGGCGAAAGACGCGAAGGCGACATTCATGCCGCAGTGCGGATTGGCGCCGGGCGCGATCAATATCGTGGGCGGAGATCTGGCGTCATCCCTCGACAACGTGCGGCAATGCGAGATGCGCGTGGGGGCGCTGCCGTTGTTCGCGAGCAACCAGATGAAATATTACCTGAGCTGGAGCACGGCGGGGTTGATCAACGAATACTGCCAGCTGGGCGAGGCGCTGCATGGCGGAAAACGCATCACGACGCTGCCGCTGGACGGCGTGGAGCGGCTGACGGTCGATGGGGTGGAATACGAGGCGTTCAACACGTCGGGCGGCGTGGCGACGATGTGCGAAACGTTTGAGGGGAAAGTGGGCGAGTTGAACTACAAGACGATGCGCTATCCGGGGCACCGCGACTTGATGCGTTTCATGCTGCAGGATCTGAATCTTGCGGACCGGCAGGAGTTGTTGACACAGATTTTCGACCAGGAAGTGCCGCTGACGGATCACGACGTGGTCGTGTTTTACGTCAGCGTCGTCGGGACGGTGAAAGGCCGGCTCGTGCAACGGAGCTTCGTGAAGAAAATGCGCGGCGCGGTGGTGCAGCGCCGCACGTTGTCGGCGATCCAGCTCACGACGGCGGCGGGCGTGGTGGCGATTTTGGAATTGTTCGCGGGCGGGAAACTGGGCGCGGGTTTCGTGAAACAGGAGTCGGTGCCGCTCAAAGCGTTTCTCGCGACGAAGTGGGGCGGGCGCGTGTATGGCGCGTGA
- a CDS encoding TrmH family RNA methyltransferase: MKGGELTICGLAAVRARFARDAASIKRLFFDRETSRKVGAMCKALAESKRVYRCVETAELAKIAGSIHHGGIVAIVAAPALRAPTAAELKAWAARGEAVLLLDRIGNAHNLGALARTAGFFGVNKIVLPDDPAAARPGEAAFRVAEGGLEAVDVFCVPGLAALVRALIAAGYDVAGAAARGGRPEAKGREGRPVALVLGNEEHGLAADVAAACSRLVTIPGSGRVESLNVSVAGAVLMWELFGRR, from the coding sequence ATGAAAGGCGGGGAACTCACGATTTGCGGGCTGGCGGCGGTGCGGGCGCGGTTTGCGCGGGATGCGGCGTCGATCAAGCGGTTGTTCTTCGATCGCGAGACGAGCCGGAAGGTCGGCGCAATGTGCAAGGCGCTCGCGGAATCGAAACGCGTTTACCGCTGCGTGGAAACCGCGGAGCTCGCGAAGATCGCGGGCTCGATCCATCACGGCGGCATTGTGGCGATCGTAGCAGCGCCGGCGTTGCGAGCGCCGACGGCGGCGGAGTTGAAGGCGTGGGCGGCGCGCGGTGAGGCGGTGCTCCTGCTCGATCGCATCGGCAACGCGCACAATCTGGGCGCGCTGGCACGGACGGCGGGATTTTTCGGCGTGAACAAGATCGTGCTGCCCGACGATCCGGCGGCGGCGCGGCCGGGCGAGGCGGCATTTCGCGTGGCGGAGGGCGGGCTCGAAGCGGTGGATGTTTTTTGCGTGCCGGGGCTGGCGGCGTTGGTGCGCGCGTTGATCGCGGCCGGTTATGATGTCGCGGGCGCGGCGGCGCGGGGCGGGCGGCCGGAGGCGAAAGGGAGAGAGGGCAGGCCGGTCGCGCTCGTGCTCGGCAACGAGGAACATGGCCTGGCGGCGGACGTGGCGGCGGCGTGTTCGCGGCTGGTGACGATTCCGGGCAGTGGGCGCGTGGAGTCGCTTAACGTGTCGGTGGCAGGAGCGGTGTTGATGTGGGAGTTGTTTGGCCGCAGGTAG
- a CDS encoding TonB family protein, producing MRRVFPIWLVVVLGIASVNVGYAAGLQLACRVDGELAPIAAVDGKQIFVTVGGKTVAAPAGAEWTLTGEVRENARLLCWSPSYSISRRPEQPPGASLRAGELVAAVGVARGMRGIRSAGWQEYWEGHEAEPAVVVFAWLIDGKLTHIAAQAVPVVTSTTIFKRTVTIPLTEDEARGQPVLLRWDAQGWVPARPFLPSPRVQAALVDMMLNGRTDFTALSKKEVNEAGRGGPTLLHLAAEAGLASAVSGLVQAKAKVDIGRDGGRSTPLHWAAEKGREAAVGALLAAGAAQDSEDERGATPLLFASGGGHAGVVRELLRAHADADKRDDSGRTPMAAAINENQLAVAEILAEQDGDRGRQSHQLDRVLISKIYSGRKGMAKFLLARGAQTKAESRGRTALIAATAWDDPEFVDLLLRAGAPVSAATKNGITALMSAALQGYVVVVQHLLIAHAPADAVSADGRTALHYAAVGGDGETVKALLQAGASVAAADRAGLQPLDLALLYGHAEAARLLANHGARVDVKGKNAESNIEAAVGLDLENVLKRAIEDGWDIRVKLHGNWPILQVAKLCHAKRCAAVLEAAGADDVNGPTVVTARKLDAQPKLKTMVMPSDPRNYWSGALPRATVTVEVVIDGEGRVLFPRVQAGERALATEALAAIREWRFQPLRAEGKPAAARFLLPVVFNDVAAISENADVDVAPKPLKRVAPFYPRAALAAGVTGIVTVDFIVDESGRVLDAAIVLSSEPLFEEPALEALRQWKFSPAERNGQPVRFHLQVPIEFQLD from the coding sequence ATGCGACGTGTTTTCCCCATCTGGCTGGTGGTCGTGCTTGGAATAGCGTCTGTCAACGTCGGGTATGCGGCGGGACTCCAATTGGCATGCCGCGTGGATGGCGAGTTGGCGCCCATCGCAGCCGTCGACGGGAAGCAGATTTTTGTGACGGTGGGTGGCAAGACCGTGGCGGCGCCGGCCGGCGCGGAATGGACGTTGACCGGGGAGGTGCGGGAGAACGCGCGTTTGCTGTGCTGGTCGCCCAGCTATTCGATTTCCCGGCGTCCGGAGCAACCACCGGGGGCGAGCCTGCGGGCGGGGGAGCTCGTGGCGGCGGTAGGCGTGGCCCGAGGAATGAGGGGGATTCGGTCGGCCGGGTGGCAGGAATATTGGGAAGGACATGAAGCGGAGCCCGCGGTGGTGGTCTTTGCGTGGCTGATCGACGGGAAGCTTACACATATCGCCGCGCAAGCGGTGCCGGTCGTCACGTCGACGACCATATTCAAACGAACGGTGACGATTCCGTTGACGGAAGATGAGGCACGAGGGCAGCCGGTGTTACTGCGATGGGATGCGCAGGGCTGGGTGCCGGCGCGGCCGTTTTTACCGAGTCCGCGGGTGCAGGCGGCGCTGGTGGACATGATGTTGAACGGCCGGACCGATTTCACGGCGTTATCGAAGAAGGAAGTCAACGAGGCGGGACGCGGAGGACCGACGCTGCTGCATTTGGCCGCAGAAGCCGGACTGGCGTCGGCGGTTAGCGGTCTCGTGCAGGCCAAGGCGAAAGTTGACATCGGCCGCGACGGAGGGAGGTCTACGCCGCTGCATTGGGCGGCGGAGAAGGGACGGGAGGCGGCGGTGGGAGCACTGTTGGCGGCGGGAGCGGCGCAGGACAGCGAGGACGAAAGAGGTGCCACGCCACTCTTGTTCGCGAGCGGCGGAGGCCATGCGGGTGTCGTGCGCGAATTGTTACGGGCGCATGCGGATGCGGATAAGAGGGATGACAGCGGACGGACTCCGATGGCGGCCGCGATCAATGAAAACCAACTGGCCGTGGCCGAGATCCTCGCGGAGCAGGACGGGGACAGAGGTCGGCAATCGCACCAGCTCGATCGCGTGCTGATTTCGAAGATTTATTCCGGCCGAAAAGGCATGGCGAAATTTCTCCTGGCGCGGGGCGCGCAAACGAAAGCGGAAAGCCGTGGACGAACGGCGTTGATCGCCGCGACAGCGTGGGACGATCCGGAGTTCGTGGATCTGCTGTTGCGAGCGGGTGCGCCGGTTTCGGCCGCGACGAAGAATGGGATCACCGCATTGATGTCGGCCGCCTTGCAGGGATACGTCGTGGTCGTGCAACACCTGCTCATCGCGCACGCTCCGGCCGATGCCGTGTCGGCGGATGGTCGCACGGCTTTGCACTACGCGGCCGTGGGAGGTGATGGGGAAACAGTGAAAGCGTTGTTGCAAGCGGGCGCTTCGGTGGCGGCCGCCGACCGGGCGGGACTGCAGCCGCTGGACCTGGCGCTTCTTTACGGACATGCCGAAGCCGCGCGGTTGCTGGCGAATCACGGCGCCCGCGTGGACGTGAAAGGGAAAAATGCGGAGAGTAACATCGAAGCGGCGGTGGGGCTCGATCTCGAGAACGTGTTAAAGCGGGCAATCGAGGATGGATGGGACATCCGCGTGAAATTGCACGGAAACTGGCCGATCTTGCAGGTGGCGAAACTTTGTCATGCGAAACGGTGTGCCGCCGTGCTGGAGGCGGCCGGGGCGGATGACGTCAATGGGCCGACGGTCGTGACCGCGCGGAAGCTCGATGCGCAACCGAAGTTGAAGACTATGGTGATGCCATCGGATCCACGCAATTACTGGTCCGGAGCTTTACCGCGCGCGACGGTCACGGTGGAGGTCGTGATCGACGGTGAAGGAAGGGTGCTGTTTCCGCGGGTGCAGGCGGGAGAGCGGGCGTTGGCGACGGAGGCCCTGGCGGCAATTCGGGAATGGCGCTTTCAGCCGTTGCGGGCCGAAGGGAAACCAGCCGCGGCACGATTCCTTCTGCCGGTCGTGTTCAATGACGTGGCGGCGATTTCAGAGAACGCCGACGTGGATGTGGCGCCCAAGCCGCTCAAGCGGGTGGCTCCTTTCTATCCCCGCGCGGCGTTGGCGGCGGGAGTTACGGGCATCGTCACGGTCGATTTCATCGTCGACGAGAGCGGGAGGGTTCTGGATGCCGCGATTGTTTTGTCGTCGGAGCCGCTTTTCGAAGAACCGGCGCTTGAGGCCTTGCGGCAATGGAAGTTCTCGCCGGCCGAACGCAATGGCCAGCCGGTGAGGTTTCATTTGCAGGTGCCGATCGAATTCCAACTGGATTAA
- a CDS encoding GxGYxYP domain-containing protein has product MKKYLSFVLIAAVAALGASHAGAAENTSSAPAVQTPEAHHAWVMHFDGNWLVKEGLPEKAMLISLQGLANRTAPRLYIIHPKDYQWEITEPLYEFYERKHGVEFTPIANANDALTQFARYAKGYVVWDTQVEPSLNVAFTIAGLEDAVVVSEALIPLAEQHGLKKIDDLRGRYAGQTDAQIYQDAYNHYWARCTKDAVMLMGGHRGGIRMPGMADWGVRQKMFFEDLSADPKDAAELALERKILSELKPGSTVFGWHPYGKDTEEQHTTLLSSYGLKMEGLHNLPNLSFNCQFTFTPGFKFTNNNNVPLDAKLTAKPKVYLAFVQSDSIGIGVWTKPGRGKLPFAWQVTMNWTKFSPAALEYFHESATPNDYFIGGLSGPGYMYPNHIPADRFPGLMAEARKLMAQLDEHVMEIMDNSAADGNLGNADLTKATVDAYYKAFPDVIGFINGYGPARTRDLRDTRPMISYEYYINPKRPREEVAADLNEMIALNTKRPYFLLVHVRESNDVNSLIEVTKQLDGPTEIVPLDVFLKLAASNKTYTTRYQDPNEPKHFKGF; this is encoded by the coding sequence ATGAAAAAATATCTCTCTTTTGTTTTGATCGCGGCCGTGGCGGCGCTGGGCGCGTCCCACGCTGGCGCGGCGGAAAACACGTCCTCCGCGCCGGCGGTGCAGACGCCGGAGGCGCACCACGCGTGGGTGATGCACTTCGATGGAAACTGGCTGGTGAAGGAAGGGCTGCCGGAGAAGGCGATGTTGATCAGCCTGCAGGGGCTGGCGAATCGCACGGCGCCGCGGCTCTACATCATCCACCCGAAGGATTATCAGTGGGAGATCACGGAGCCCCTGTATGAGTTTTACGAGCGCAAGCACGGCGTGGAGTTCACGCCGATCGCCAACGCCAACGACGCGCTCACGCAGTTCGCGCGTTATGCGAAGGGCTACGTCGTCTGGGACACGCAAGTGGAGCCGTCGCTGAACGTGGCGTTTACGATCGCGGGGTTGGAGGATGCGGTCGTGGTGAGCGAAGCGTTGATCCCGCTCGCCGAGCAGCACGGGTTGAAGAAAATCGATGACTTGCGCGGGCGTTATGCAGGCCAGACCGACGCCCAGATCTATCAAGATGCTTATAATCATTACTGGGCGCGATGCACGAAGGACGCCGTGATGTTGATGGGCGGACACCGGGGCGGCATTCGCATGCCGGGCATGGCGGACTGGGGCGTGCGGCAGAAGATGTTTTTCGAGGATTTGTCGGCGGATCCGAAGGATGCGGCGGAGCTCGCGCTGGAACGCAAAATCCTCTCCGAACTGAAGCCAGGCTCGACGGTGTTTGGCTGGCATCCGTATGGCAAAGACACCGAGGAGCAGCACACGACGTTGCTCTCGAGTTACGGGTTGAAGATGGAAGGACTGCACAACCTGCCGAACCTGAGTTTCAATTGTCAGTTCACGTTCACGCCGGGTTTCAAGTTCACGAACAACAACAACGTGCCGCTCGACGCGAAGCTCACGGCAAAGCCGAAGGTTTATCTCGCGTTTGTGCAGTCCGACTCGATCGGGATCGGCGTCTGGACGAAGCCGGGGCGCGGCAAACTGCCGTTTGCGTGGCAGGTGACGATGAACTGGACGAAGTTTTCGCCGGCGGCGCTGGAGTATTTCCACGAGAGCGCCACGCCGAACGACTACTTTATCGGCGGTCTTTCGGGGCCGGGCTACATGTATCCGAACCATATTCCGGCGGATCGCTTTCCGGGATTGATGGCCGAGGCGCGCAAACTGATGGCGCAGCTCGACGAGCATGTGATGGAGATCATGGACAACTCGGCGGCCGATGGAAACCTGGGCAACGCGGATCTCACGAAGGCGACCGTCGATGCATATTATAAAGCGTTTCCGGATGTGATCGGATTCATCAACGGCTACGGTCCGGCGCGGACGCGCGATCTGCGCGACACGCGGCCGATGATTTCCTACGAATACTACATCAATCCGAAGCGGCCCCGCGAGGAGGTGGCGGCGGACTTGAACGAGATGATCGCGCTGAACACGAAGCGGCCGTATTTCTTGCTCGTGCACGTGCGCGAGTCGAACGACGTGAACAGCCTGATCGAAGTCACGAAGCAACTCGACGGCCCGACGGAGATCGTGCCGCTGGACGTCTTCCTGAAACTCGCCGCGAGCAACAAGACGTATACGACGCGTTATCAGGACCCGAACGAGCCGAAGCACTTCAAGGGATTCTGA
- a CDS encoding SAM-dependent methyltransferase, producing the protein MLLTCQAGFEALLARELTELHGATVAESGAGWVRLETALDERGVERMAMAHFTLREPVEVRGESVNALAGQIAKFFLTRLKGERIEGTWPSVWLGPAEMVGLGRRIGAVENACGEALKKRLSRVAKLATPELPRGAGAVRGLFVFFTDFGRAWVSRDAFVHGARRMADDPLAPSRSYLKVEEAYGVLGREPQAGELVVDLGAAPGGWSYSAAKRGARVLAVDNGPLKGGALDHPQIEHRREDAFRYAPAEGGVDWLFCDLVEEPHHVLQHIVGPWLARGWCRRFVVNLKFGRVDAIGLLRELAAAESPLARAQAVRVRHLFHDREEFTVVGEMV; encoded by the coding sequence ATGTTGCTCACCTGCCAGGCTGGTTTCGAAGCGTTGCTCGCGCGCGAGTTGACGGAGCTGCATGGCGCGACGGTGGCCGAGAGCGGGGCGGGCTGGGTGCGGTTGGAAACGGCGCTCGACGAGCGAGGGGTCGAGCGGATGGCGATGGCGCATTTCACGTTGCGCGAACCGGTGGAGGTTCGCGGGGAATCGGTGAACGCGCTGGCGGGGCAGATTGCGAAATTTTTTCTCACGCGGCTCAAAGGTGAACGCATCGAAGGCACGTGGCCGAGCGTGTGGCTCGGGCCGGCGGAAATGGTGGGGCTGGGACGGCGCATCGGCGCGGTGGAAAACGCGTGCGGCGAGGCGCTCAAAAAGCGTTTGTCGCGGGTGGCGAAGCTGGCAACGCCGGAGCTGCCGCGGGGCGCGGGCGCGGTGCGGGGGTTGTTTGTTTTCTTTACGGATTTCGGCCGCGCGTGGGTGTCGCGGGACGCGTTCGTGCACGGCGCGAGGCGGATGGCGGACGATCCGCTGGCGCCCTCGCGTTCCTATCTGAAAGTCGAGGAAGCGTATGGAGTGCTCGGGCGCGAGCCGCAGGCGGGCGAGCTCGTGGTCGATTTGGGCGCGGCGCCGGGCGGTTGGAGTTACAGCGCGGCGAAGCGCGGAGCGCGGGTCCTCGCGGTCGACAATGGTCCGCTGAAAGGCGGCGCGCTCGATCATCCGCAGATCGAACACCGGCGGGAGGACGCGTTTCGCTACGCGCCGGCGGAGGGCGGTGTGGACTGGTTGTTCTGCGATTTGGTCGAGGAGCCGCACCATGTGTTGCAACATATCGTGGGACCGTGGCTCGCGCGGGGCTGGTGCCGTCGCTTTGTGGTGAATCTTAAATTCGGGCGGGTGGACGCGATCGGCCTCCTGCGCGAACTCGCGGCGGCGGAGTCGCCGCTGGCGCGAGCCCAGGCGGTGCGCGTGCGGCATTTGTTTCACGACCGCGAGGAATTCACGGTGGTCGGTGAAATGGTCTAA
- a CDS encoding 3-ketoacyl-ACP reductase, with the protein MASKTALVTGASRGIGRGIAIELARAGCRVAINYAGNAQAAGEALALVKAAGGDGFTVQGDVASAEDRARVIAEVVEKFGRLDLLVNNAGVAPNVRADLLEAGEESFDRLYAINLKGPYFLTQLAAKQMLQQEPDAEGFRGRIVNITSISVYTASINRGDYCMVKAGLAMMTKLFAERLANDGINVYELRPGVIATDMTGGVKEKYDKLILHDERGITPIRRWGKPEDVGRAVRAIAEDRFPFSTGAVFDIDGGFHLQRL; encoded by the coding sequence ATGGCTTCGAAAACAGCTCTCGTCACGGGTGCCTCGCGCGGGATCGGCCGCGGCATCGCGATCGAACTGGCCCGCGCGGGTTGCCGCGTGGCCATCAATTATGCGGGCAACGCGCAGGCCGCCGGAGAGGCGTTGGCGTTGGTGAAGGCGGCGGGCGGGGATGGGTTCACCGTGCAGGGCGATGTGGCTTCGGCGGAGGATCGCGCGCGGGTGATCGCCGAGGTCGTCGAGAAATTCGGGCGGCTCGATCTTTTGGTGAACAACGCGGGCGTGGCGCCGAACGTGCGGGCGGATTTGCTCGAGGCGGGCGAGGAGAGTTTCGACCGCTTGTATGCGATCAACCTGAAGGGACCGTATTTCCTGACGCAGCTCGCGGCGAAGCAGATGTTGCAACAGGAGCCGGACGCGGAGGGGTTTCGCGGGCGGATCGTGAACATCACATCGATCTCGGTTTATACGGCGTCGATCAACCGCGGCGATTACTGCATGGTGAAGGCGGGGCTGGCGATGATGACGAAGCTCTTCGCCGAGCGCCTCGCGAACGATGGGATCAATGTTTACGAGCTGCGGCCGGGCGTGATCGCGACGGACATGACCGGCGGGGTGAAGGAAAAATACGACAAGCTGATTTTGCACGACGAGCGCGGGATCACGCCGATCCGGCGGTGGGGGAAGCCGGAGGATGTGGGTCGCGCGGTGCGCGCGATCGCGGAGGACCGGTTCCCGTTTTCGACGGGCGCGGTGTTCGACATCGACGGCGGGTTTCATCTGCAGCGGTTGTGA
- a CDS encoding BON domain-containing protein gives MKKFTLLLTAVSSLLVLGCSKKNDGYTTTTTNNTMSDTTAAADHDMRTAGDKVADASRDAADKVGDAAHKAGDAIQDKLQDWHLTGDDIKADLRKSGEVVRSKSSAAAASTSSAFDTARITSTINAKYATDSGLSMWKIDVDTNKDVVTLTGSVDSPEQIGRAIAIALNTDGVRQVVSKLVVKNNG, from the coding sequence ATGAAAAAATTCACTCTCCTTCTCACGGCTGTCAGCAGCCTGCTCGTTCTCGGTTGTTCCAAAAAGAACGACGGCTACACCACCACCACGACCAATAACACCATGTCAGACACGACCGCCGCGGCCGACCATGACATGCGCACGGCCGGTGACAAAGTCGCTGACGCCAGCCGCGACGCCGCCGATAAAGTCGGCGATGCCGCGCACAAGGCGGGCGACGCCATTCAGGACAAGCTGCAAGACTGGCACCTGACGGGCGACGACATCAAAGCCGACCTCCGCAAGTCGGGTGAAGTCGTGCGTTCCAAGTCCAGTGCCGCCGCCGCCAGCACGTCCTCCGCCTTCGACACCGCCCGCATCACCTCCACGATCAACGCCAAATACGCCACCGACTCCGGCCTCTCGATGTGGAAAATCGACGTCGATACCAACAAGGACGTCGTCACCCTCACCGGCAGCGTCGATTCACCCGAGCAAATCGGTCGCGCCATCGCGATCGCCTTGAACACCGATGGCGTTCGCCAAGTCGTTTCGAAGCTCGTCGTGAAGAACAACGGTTGA
- a CDS encoding BON domain-containing protein translates to MGKLFFFLIGLVVGGYAVHVYERSESAPGRSSPGTGASLGDKTRETAGRAASESRDAAANARDTLSEKLHDWHLTGDDIKADLAKTGEIVRSKAAVVGERMTDARIVTVIKAKYMLDRELSAFDINIDCRDGHVSLRGSVASPDLAGKAVALALDTDGVTNVKADLSPRAK, encoded by the coding sequence ATGGGCAAACTCTTCTTCTTTCTCATCGGACTTGTGGTCGGCGGCTACGCCGTCCACGTCTACGAACGCAGCGAGTCCGCTCCCGGTCGATCAAGCCCGGGAACCGGCGCCAGCCTCGGTGACAAAACCCGCGAGACGGCGGGGCGCGCCGCGAGCGAATCTCGCGACGCCGCCGCCAACGCGCGGGACACCCTTTCTGAAAAGCTTCACGACTGGCATCTCACCGGCGACGACATCAAAGCCGACCTCGCCAAAACCGGCGAAATCGTTCGCTCCAAAGCCGCGGTCGTCGGCGAACGCATGACCGATGCGCGCATCGTCACCGTGATCAAAGCGAAATACATGCTCGATCGCGAACTTTCCGCCTTCGACATCAACATCGATTGCCGCGATGGGCACGTTTCCCTGCGCGGCTCCGTCGCCTCCCCCGACCTCGCCGGCAAAGCCGTGGCGCTCGCCCTCGACACCGACGGCGTCACCAACGTGAAAGCCGACCTCTCGCCGCGCGCGAAGTAA
- a CDS encoding helix-turn-helix domain-containing protein, giving the protein MDTLRKKLDKIGARRRRELLSEQVSGARYFFLQLAPGRGVGCRPALGGRERCNSDYRIERASYGYHGLEYVAEGRGSVTLDGATHEIAAGTVFAYGLKTRCGIATDAAAPMVKYFVCLAGQGSAARLARAGVAPGGVRRLAAHAEMRDLFEELIHDAQRATPVARELASARLEVLLLKLEEQMDVQARGGDPARERFLRCKMLIDENAATLSTLEEIAGIAGLDGSSVCRLFRRHHGGSPYQYLLRRKMTLAAEQLVENGGLVKEAAARVGFADAYHFSRCFKAVHGVAPRELLRHRRGG; this is encoded by the coding sequence ATGGATACTTTGCGAAAAAAGCTGGATAAAATTGGCGCCCGCCGGCGCCGAGAACTGCTGTCGGAACAGGTGAGCGGGGCGCGTTATTTTTTTCTCCAGCTCGCGCCCGGCCGGGGAGTGGGCTGCCGGCCCGCGCTGGGCGGGCGAGAGCGGTGCAATTCAGATTACCGGATCGAACGAGCGAGCTACGGTTACCATGGCTTGGAATACGTGGCGGAGGGGCGGGGCAGCGTCACGCTGGACGGCGCGACGCACGAGATCGCGGCGGGCACGGTGTTTGCCTACGGATTAAAGACGCGGTGCGGCATCGCGACGGACGCCGCCGCGCCCATGGTGAAGTATTTCGTTTGCCTCGCGGGCCAGGGAAGCGCGGCGCGGCTGGCGCGGGCGGGCGTGGCGCCGGGCGGGGTGCGACGATTGGCCGCGCATGCGGAAATGCGCGATTTGTTTGAGGAGCTGATTCACGACGCGCAGCGGGCGACACCGGTGGCCCGGGAGCTTGCGAGTGCGCGGCTGGAGGTGTTGCTGCTGAAGTTGGAGGAGCAAATGGACGTGCAGGCGCGGGGCGGTGATCCGGCGCGGGAACGTTTTCTCCGCTGCAAGATGTTGATCGACGAAAACGCGGCGACACTCTCGACGTTGGAAGAAATCGCCGGGATCGCGGGCTTGGACGGGTCGAGCGTCTGCCGGTTGTTTCGCCGGCATCACGGCGGCAGTCCGTATCAATATCTGCTACGCCGGAAGATGACGCTCGCGGCCGAGCAACTCGTGGAGAACGGCGGCTTGGTGAAGGAGGCGGCGGCGCGCGTGGGGTTCGCCGATGCGTATCACTTTTCGCGCTGCTTCAAGGCCGTGCATGGCGTGGCCCCGCGGGAGTTGCTGAGGCACCGCCGCGGGGGATGA